In the Hippea jasoniae genome, one interval contains:
- a CDS encoding chalcone isomerase family protein has product MKRLLLVLAVFFLFCVNVYAVSFEGLNLKNSLVVDNQTLVLDGYGIRPYYALIFKVKVYIGALYSTFNPPVNPEKLVESRQPKVILMHFLRDVSAKQIRDGFIKDFKHNMPSFINNKDEKAFLGLINKDVKENDDIYLIFLKNGDLVVSYGKLDPNCKNRINSFEAQKAVLLAFVGKKPYSKKFKKELLGIEKP; this is encoded by the coding sequence ATGAAACGATTGCTTTTAGTTTTGGCGGTATTTTTTCTGTTTTGCGTAAATGTTTATGCAGTCAGTTTTGAGGGTCTCAATTTAAAGAATAGTTTAGTGGTAGATAACCAGACCCTTGTTCTTGATGGGTACGGCATCAGGCCATATTATGCTTTAATTTTTAAAGTCAAGGTTTATATCGGTGCCTTGTATTCTACATTTAATCCCCCTGTAAATCCAGAGAAGCTTGTAGAATCCAGACAACCAAAGGTTATACTGATGCACTTTTTAAGGGATGTCTCAGCCAAACAGATTAGAGATGGTTTTATAAAAGACTTCAAACATAATATGCCGTCATTTATTAATAATAAGGATGAGAAGGCCTTTCTTGGCTTAATTAATAAAGATGTTAAAGAAAATGATGATATTTATTTAATTTTTCTGAAAAATGGAGATCTTGTAGTTTCTTACGGAAAACTTGACCCAAACTGCAAAAATAGAATTAACTCTTTTGAAGCTCAAAAAGCTGTTTTGCTTGCCTTTGTAGGTAAAAAACCATATAGCAAAAAATTTAAAAAAGAACTTCTTGGTATAGAAAAACCGTAA